CTTGCGGTCGCTGATGTAGCGCGACGAGAGCTCGACCGCCGCCTTGATCGCGTCGGGCGTGTATTTGACGTTGTGATGCTCCTCGAATGCCGAGCGCAGACCGGAGATGATCTTGATCGTGTCCTCGATCGTCGGCTCGTTGACGTCGATCTTCTGGAAGCGGCGCAGCAGTGCGCGATCCTTCTCGAAATGGTTGCGGAATTCCTTGTAGGTGGTCGATCCGATGCAGCGGATCGCGCCAGAGGACAGTGCCGGCTTGAGCAGGTTCGATGCGTCCATCGCGCCGCCGGAAGTGGCGCCCGCGCCGATCACGGTGTGGATCTCGTCGATGAACAGCACCGCGTGGGGCAGCTTCTCCAGCTCTGTGACGACCTGCTTCAGCCGCTCCTCGAAATCGCCGCGATAGCGCGTGCCCGCCAGCAGCGCGCCCATGTCGAGCGAGTATATGACGGCAGGCAGCAGCACCTCGGGCACGTCGCCCTCGACGATCTTGCGCGCCAGGCCCTCGGCGATCGCGGTCTTGCCGACGCCGGGATCGCCCACATAGAGCGGGTTGTTCTTGGAACGGCGGCACAGGATCTGCACGGTACGGTCCACCTCTGGCCCGCGGCCTATCAGCGGATCGACCTTGCCGATCTTGGCCTTCTCGTTGAGGTTGACGCAGAACTGCTTGAGCGCGCTCTCGCCCTTCTTGCCGTCGGACTTGGCCTGGGCCTTCTCTTCCTCGGCTCCCTTCACCTCGCGCTGCTCCGTTGGCTGGCCGGCCTTGCCGACACCGTGGCTGATGAAGCTGACCGCATCGAGGCGGCTCATGTCCTGCTGCTGCAGGAAGAAGACGGCGTAGCTTTCGCGTTCGCTGAACAGCGCGACAAGGACGTTGGCGCCCGTCACCTCCTCGCGTCCCGAGGACTGGACGTGGAGGATCGCGCGCTGGACGACGCGCTGGAAACCGCTGGTGGGGGAGGGGTCGGTCTCGCCCTCGACCTTCAGGGCGTCGAGCTCGGTATCGAGATAGTTGGTGACCGCGTTGCGCAGCTCGCTGAGATCGACGCCACAGGCGGTCATCACCTTCGACGCATGCTCGTCCGCGATCAGCGCCAGGAGGAGATGCTCCAGGGTCGCATATTCGTGGCGACGGCTGCTCGCGGCGCTGAGCGCGTTGTGCAGGGTCTGTTCGAGTTCGCGGGCGAAAGAAGGCATTGGCTGTTTACTCCGTTCGGCATGGGCCAAGCCATGCCGCTACCCCATATGTCGGGTGCCTGAGATGGTTCATCAAGAACCCCCCTCCTGCCGGAATGTTGCGGACCCCGCTCCGGCAGGTGCGCCCTTCATCGCTTGAATAGACTTTCCGCCGTTGCGCGATGGTTAACGGCTTTCTGTATTTTGGTGCGGCAACGCTCGATTTCGCCGGTCAGCGCAGAGATCCGCGCCTCCAGTTCGTCGATGGACAGATGATCGATATCCTGCCGGATGAGCTGGTTCACCGGATCGTCGGGGCGCTTCGCGAAAAGATCGTCGGGCTCCATGGCAACAACGTTGACCCTGACGCGGGGCATGTCAATAAAACCTTCGTCTATGGGGCGCGTAACGGCGGAAAAAGGGGGACTGAATGGCCGAAATTCCCGACTGGATGACGGCAATCGATCCTTCCGCTAAGGGCGGGCCGGAAATCCTGGTCCCCGAAAAGAGACCGGTGCCGAAACCAGGCCGGGAACAGCTGCTGATTCGGGTCGCGGCGGCCGGCGTCAACCGGCCCGACGTGTCGCAGCGCATCGGCGCCTATCCGCCGCCGCCGGGCGCGCCGTCCATCCTCGGGCTGGAAGTGGCCGGCGAGGTGGTGGCGCTGGGCGAGGGCGTGATGCCCGAACTGCTCGGCCAGCCGGTCTGCGCGCTGGTCGCGGGCGGGGGATATGCCGAATATGTGGTCGCGGAGGCGGGGCTTTGCCTGCCGGTACCGAATACGCTGTCGATGGTGGAAGCCGCAGCGATCCCCGAAACGCTGTTCACGGTGTGGAGCAATGTGTTCGAGCGGGCCTATGCGGCCGATGGCGACCGGTTGCTCGTCCATGGCGGCACCAGCGGCATCGGGACGATGGCGATCCTG
The sequence above is drawn from the Rhizorhabdus dicambivorans genome and encodes:
- the clpA gene encoding ATP-dependent Clp protease ATP-binding subunit ClpA — translated: MPSFARELEQTLHNALSAASSRRHEYATLEHLLLALIADEHASKVMTACGVDLSELRNAVTNYLDTELDALKVEGETDPSPTSGFQRVVQRAILHVQSSGREEVTGANVLVALFSERESYAVFFLQQQDMSRLDAVSFISHGVGKAGQPTEQREVKGAEEEKAQAKSDGKKGESALKQFCVNLNEKAKIGKVDPLIGRGPEVDRTVQILCRRSKNNPLYVGDPGVGKTAIAEGLARKIVEGDVPEVLLPAVIYSLDMGALLAGTRYRGDFEERLKQVVTELEKLPHAVLFIDEIHTVIGAGATSGGAMDASNLLKPALSSGAIRCIGSTTYKEFRNHFEKDRALLRRFQKIDVNEPTIEDTIKIISGLRSAFEEHHNVKYTPDAIKAAVELSSRYISDRKQPDKAIDVIDEVGASQMLVPPAKRKKVITPKEIEAVIATMARIPPKSVSTDDKKTLGTLETDLKRVVFGQDKAIEVLSSAIKLSRAGLRDPDKPIGNYLFSGPTGVGKTEVARQLASILGIPLQRFDMSEYMERHSVSRLIGAPPGYVGYDQGGLLTDAVDQHPHSVLLLDEIEKAHPDLFNILLQVMDNGKLTDHHGKTVDFRNTILIMTTNAGAADMARESLGFGNLTREGEDEEAVKKMFTPEFRNRLDAIVPFGYLPPEVVSRVVEKFILQLELQLADREVHISLDEEARNWLTAKGYDKLYGARPMGRLIQEKIKQPLAEELLFGKLVHGGEVKVKLKDETLQFEIVPAAPKRPKKGGGAKSKVKEA
- a CDS encoding DUF1192 domain-containing protein, with protein sequence MPRVRVNVVAMEPDDLFAKRPDDPVNQLIRQDIDHLSIDELEARISALTGEIERCRTKIQKAVNHRATAESLFKR